The following coding sequences lie in one Xanthomonas hyacinthi genomic window:
- a CDS encoding pectate lyase — MHAIQSAPPDGNRFGMDRALEQSAAPGRQTLQDLFEMLPLLEAMLSRVFASMIPGAKRTDGISAHAGPAQTGQPGGSPSQPLAAGGRAQAGPAEPDPHGAAQAAQPLIRTRNAPASPNATTAAKNVHAPVVINVDKPIVVGAGQTFDGHGAVYRATSGLDGGGTPETQLPVIIAGPGATIKNCSYAGGDGIHLLGDAHLDNVHAIHSGKDDLLTIDGSVNKAADSRFAGIDPSTIPTRASHVVISNSSFCNSEDKAIQINGDTNLILNRIRANNIGQLAVTCGGKPIEAHLTLENSTFCNVKYDLVRLDSCRSTLDINNVDAGGQVPEVVLGDVRNVRGWSNVRGSPQTAS; from the coding sequence ATGCATGCGATCCAGAGCGCACCGCCCGACGGAAACAGATTCGGCATGGATCGAGCGCTGGAGCAGTCCGCCGCTCCGGGCCGCCAGACCCTGCAGGACTTGTTCGAGATGCTGCCTTTGCTGGAAGCGATGCTGTCGCGAGTGTTCGCGTCCATGATTCCCGGCGCAAAACGTACGGATGGGATCAGCGCCCATGCCGGGCCGGCGCAGACGGGCCAGCCGGGCGGATCGCCTTCGCAGCCGCTTGCGGCCGGCGGCAGGGCCCAGGCCGGACCGGCCGAGCCGGATCCGCACGGGGCGGCCCAGGCGGCGCAGCCGCTCATCCGCACGCGCAATGCGCCAGCATCGCCGAACGCAACCACCGCCGCCAAGAACGTGCACGCGCCGGTCGTGATAAACGTGGACAAGCCCATCGTGGTAGGCGCGGGGCAGACCTTCGACGGGCATGGCGCGGTGTACCGCGCGACCTCGGGGCTGGACGGCGGCGGCACCCCCGAAACCCAACTGCCGGTGATAATCGCCGGGCCTGGGGCGACGATCAAGAACTGCTCCTATGCAGGCGGCGACGGCATCCACTTGCTGGGCGACGCGCATCTGGATAACGTGCATGCGATCCACAGCGGCAAGGACGACCTGCTCACCATCGATGGCAGCGTCAACAAGGCCGCCGACAGCCGGTTCGCCGGCATCGATCCGTCCACGATCCCAACTCGCGCCTCGCACGTGGTGATCAGCAATTCGTCCTTCTGCAACTCGGAGGACAAGGCCATCCAGATCAATGGCGACACCAATCTGATTTTGAATCGTATCCGTGCCAACAACATCGGCCAGTTGGCGGTGACCTGCGGCGGCAAACCGATCGAGGCGCATCTGACACTGGAAAATTCCACGTTTTGCAACGTCAAGTACGACCTGGTCCGCCTGGATTCGTGCCGCTCAACGCTCGACATCAACAATGTCGATGCCGGCGGGCAGGTGCCGGAAGTGGTTCTCGGCGATGTGCGCAATGTGCGCGGATGGTCGAACGTACGGGGTTCGCCGCAAACGGCGAGCTGA
- the poxB gene encoding ubiquinone-dependent pyruvate dehydrogenase: MARHLAETLHSAGVERIWGVTGDSLNGLTDALRQMDSIEWMHVRHEEVAAFAAGAEAALSGKLAVCAGSCGPGNLHLINGLFDCHRSHQPVLAIAAHIPSSEIGLGYFQETHPQELFRECSHYVELVGNPAQMPEVLHRAMRTAILKQGVAVLVIPGDVALQELPRGTSSAWPALAPPRILPADADVERLVALLQASAATTLLCGSGCAGAHDELVALADLLGAPIVHALCGKEHVEWDNPFDVGMTGLIGFSSGYQAMLNCDTLLMLGTDFPYRQFYPKDAAIVQVDRDPAALGRRTPLQLGIAADVRETIAALLPKLQRREPRGFLDKSLAHYRKAREGLDELAVAAAPGEPLHPQFVTRMIDALADEDAIFSCDVGTPTVWAARYLRMNGKRRLLGSFNHGSMANAMPQALGAQAQFPRRQVIALSGDGGFSMLMGDFISLAQLGLPVKVVVYNNASLGFVAMEMKSAGYLDTGTELSNPDFAAMSNAMGILGLRVDESAQLEPALRQAFAHPGPVLVDVRVATQELVIPPAIKLEQAKGMGLYLLRAVMSGRGDEVIELVKTNLR; encoded by the coding sequence ATCGCCCGGCATCTGGCCGAAACCCTGCATAGCGCCGGGGTCGAACGTATCTGGGGCGTCACCGGCGACAGCCTCAACGGGCTCACCGACGCGCTGCGGCAGATGGACAGCATCGAGTGGATGCACGTGCGCCACGAGGAAGTGGCCGCGTTCGCCGCCGGCGCCGAGGCCGCGCTGAGCGGCAAGCTCGCGGTCTGCGCCGGCAGCTGCGGACCGGGCAACCTGCACCTGATCAACGGCCTGTTCGACTGTCACCGCAGCCACCAGCCGGTGCTGGCGATCGCCGCGCACATCCCCTCATCGGAGATCGGCCTGGGCTACTTCCAGGAAACCCACCCGCAGGAACTGTTCCGCGAGTGCAGCCATTACGTCGAGCTGGTCGGCAATCCGGCGCAGATGCCGGAGGTGCTGCACCGGGCGATGCGCACCGCGATCCTGAAACAGGGCGTGGCGGTGCTGGTGATTCCCGGCGACGTGGCGCTGCAGGAGCTGCCCAGGGGCACGTCGAGCGCCTGGCCGGCGCTGGCGCCGCCGCGGATCCTGCCGGCCGATGCCGATGTGGAGCGCCTGGTCGCGCTGCTGCAGGCCAGCGCGGCGACCACGCTGCTGTGCGGCAGCGGCTGCGCCGGCGCGCACGACGAACTGGTGGCGCTGGCCGACCTGCTCGGCGCGCCGATCGTGCACGCGCTGTGCGGCAAGGAACACGTGGAGTGGGACAACCCGTTCGACGTCGGCATGACCGGCCTGATCGGTTTCAGTTCCGGCTACCAGGCCATGCTCAACTGCGACACGCTGCTGATGCTCGGCACCGATTTCCCGTACCGCCAGTTCTATCCGAAGGATGCGGCCATCGTGCAGGTCGATCGCGACCCGGCCGCGCTGGGCCGGCGCACGCCGCTGCAGCTGGGCATCGCCGCCGACGTGCGCGAGACCATCGCTGCGCTGCTGCCGAAACTGCAGCGGCGCGAGCCGCGCGGCTTCCTGGACAAGTCGCTGGCGCATTACCGCAAGGCGCGCGAAGGGCTCGACGAGCTGGCCGTGGCGGCCGCGCCCGGCGAGCCGCTGCACCCGCAGTTCGTGACCCGGATGATCGATGCGCTGGCCGACGAGGATGCGATCTTCAGCTGCGACGTCGGCACGCCCACGGTGTGGGCGGCGCGCTATCTGCGCATGAACGGCAAGCGCCGCCTGCTCGGCTCGTTCAACCACGGCTCGATGGCCAATGCAATGCCGCAGGCGCTGGGCGCGCAGGCGCAGTTCCCGCGCCGGCAGGTGATCGCGCTGTCCGGCGACGGCGGCTTCAGCATGCTGATGGGCGACTTCATCTCCCTGGCGCAACTGGGGCTGCCGGTGAAGGTGGTGGTCTACAACAACGCCTCGCTCGGCTTCGTGGCGATGGAGATGAAGTCGGCCGGGTATCTGGACACCGGCACCGAGCTGAGCAATCCGGACTTCGCGGCGATGAGCAATGCGATGGGCATCCTCGGCCTGCGCGTGGACGAGTCCGCGCAACTGGAGCCGGCGCTGCGCCAGGCCTTCGCGCATCCGGGGCCGGTGCTGGTGGATGTGCGCGTGGCCACCCAGGAACTGGTGATTCCGCCGGCGATCAAACTGGAGCAGGCCAAGGGCATGGGCCTGTACCTGCTGCGCGCGGTGATGAGCGGGCGCGGCGACGAGGTTATCGAACTGGTCAAGACCAACTTGCGCTGA
- a CDS encoding NAD(P)-dependent oxidoreductase, whose translation MPLYPLFADLAGRRVLVVGGGEVAMRKIEALLHAGAQVLVYAHALNPTVAQWLAQGRLQRVDGDFDPQWLDQAWLVVAATDDNAFNRQLAAQAGQRRKLVNVVDDAELSTFQVPAIIDRDPLLVAISSSGAAPMLARRLRERWETELDHSYAQLAQLFARHREAIRARLPQLAQRRRWFEQVLEGPVQVLLQGGQTQAAEQAFHDALQRSGQDVPRRGSVWLVGTGNGDPGALTLKALRALNQADLLLCDPAVEAAVLGLARRDATRQPLPADADAHLALLLEQVQAGQRVVSLMPGDAFRQMPHAQLATQLAAAGIACDVVAGVALR comes from the coding sequence ATGCCGTTGTATCCCTTGTTCGCCGACCTGGCCGGGCGCCGCGTGCTGGTGGTCGGCGGCGGCGAGGTGGCGATGCGCAAGATCGAGGCGCTGCTGCACGCCGGCGCGCAGGTGCTGGTGTACGCGCACGCGCTCAACCCCACCGTGGCGCAGTGGCTGGCGCAGGGCCGGCTGCAGCGGGTGGATGGCGATTTCGACCCGCAGTGGCTGGACCAGGCCTGGCTGGTGGTCGCGGCCACCGACGACAACGCCTTCAACCGCCAGCTCGCCGCGCAGGCCGGGCAGCGCCGCAAGCTGGTCAACGTGGTCGACGATGCCGAGCTGTCCACGTTCCAGGTGCCGGCGATCATCGACCGCGATCCGCTGCTGGTGGCGATCTCCTCCAGCGGCGCGGCGCCGATGCTGGCGCGGCGCCTGCGCGAGCGCTGGGAGACCGAGCTGGACCATTCCTATGCGCAGCTGGCGCAGCTGTTCGCGCGCCACCGCGAGGCGATCCGCGCGCGCCTGCCGCAGCTGGCGCAGCGCCGGCGCTGGTTCGAACAGGTGCTGGAAGGCCCGGTGCAGGTGCTGCTGCAGGGCGGGCAGACCCAGGCCGCCGAGCAGGCGTTCCACGACGCCCTGCAGCGCAGCGGGCAGGACGTGCCGCGCCGCGGCAGCGTGTGGCTGGTCGGCACCGGCAACGGCGATCCCGGCGCGCTGACGCTGAAAGCGCTGCGCGCGCTGAACCAGGCCGACCTGCTGCTGTGCGATCCCGCCGTGGAGGCCGCGGTGCTGGGTCTGGCGCGCCGCGACGCAACGCGGCAGCCGCTGCCGGCCGACGCCGACGCGCACCTGGCGCTGCTGCTCGAACAGGTGCAGGCCGGGCAGCGCGTGGTCAGCCTGATGCCGGGCGATGCGTTCCGGCAGATGCCGCACGCGCAACTGGCTACGCAACTGGCCGCTGCCGGCATCGCCTGCGACGTGGTGGCCGGCGTGGCATTGCGCTAA
- a CDS encoding ANTAR domain-containing response regulator, translating to MRVLLVNDTEKPIGQLRQALLDAGYEVLDEVAAAPALLKAVSTQQPDVVIIDVDSPSRDTLEQLALIHRQAPRPVVMFSADGDDQLIRAAVSAGVTAYVVDGLSPARLAPIVQVALARFEQEAGMRRQLDEVQGKLRDRERIDRAKRLLMDKRGMSENEAYAALRQQAMKQGLKLADVAQRILAMADLLG from the coding sequence CTGCGCGTCCTGCTGGTCAACGATACCGAAAAGCCGATCGGGCAGCTGCGCCAGGCGCTGCTCGACGCCGGCTACGAGGTGTTGGACGAAGTGGCGGCGGCGCCGGCGCTGCTCAAGGCGGTGTCCACCCAGCAGCCGGACGTGGTCATCATCGACGTCGATTCGCCCTCGCGCGACACCCTCGAGCAGCTGGCGCTGATCCACCGCCAGGCGCCGCGCCCGGTGGTGATGTTCTCCGCCGACGGCGACGACCAGCTGATCCGCGCCGCGGTGAGCGCCGGCGTCACCGCCTACGTGGTCGACGGCCTGTCGCCGGCGCGGCTGGCGCCGATCGTGCAGGTGGCGCTGGCGCGTTTCGAGCAGGAAGCGGGCATGCGCCGGCAACTGGACGAAGTACAGGGCAAGCTGCGCGACCGCGAACGGATCGACCGCGCCAAGCGCCTGCTGATGGACAAGCGCGGCATGAGCGAGAACGAGGCCTACGCCGCGCTGCGGCAGCAGGCGATGAAGCAGGGACTGAAGCTGGCCGACGTCGCCCAGCGCATCCTCGCGATGGCCGATCTGCTGGGATGA
- a CDS encoding CmpA/NrtA family ABC transporter substrate-binding protein, which translates to MSALLHPEPRTLRLGYLPLIDCAPLIAAVRLGLDRRHGLRLELQRQASWAAVRDKLLSGELDAAHALAGLVYGVECGIGGPQADLAILLTLNQNGQAITLAPPLADALAQGTPLRAALAALGRPPVFAQTFPTGTHAMWLYYWLAAQGVDPIGDIQAVTLPPPQMPDALARGELDGYCAGEPWAAQAEAMGVGRRVIRSGELWPGHPEKVLACRRAFAALQPELATALTATLLDACRWLDAAAHRREAVAWLADPDVIGLPAERIAACLLPGGAADDGGDPQGLRFHAGGVANMPWLSDGRWFLQQFRRWGWLPASEAGTGQDAVHDAQIVARVHRLQTYRAAAAQLGIAVPGRDEREDGLPDWRAGRQ; encoded by the coding sequence ATGAGCGCACTACTGCACCCCGAACCGCGCACGCTGCGCCTGGGCTACCTGCCGCTGATCGACTGCGCGCCACTGATTGCCGCGGTGCGGCTGGGCCTGGACCGCCGCCACGGCCTGCGCCTGGAGCTGCAGCGGCAGGCCTCGTGGGCCGCAGTGCGCGACAAGCTGCTGTCCGGCGAACTGGACGCAGCGCATGCCCTGGCCGGCCTGGTCTACGGCGTGGAATGCGGCATCGGCGGACCGCAGGCCGACCTGGCGATTCTGCTGACGCTCAACCAGAACGGCCAGGCCATCACCCTGGCGCCGCCACTGGCCGACGCGCTGGCGCAAGGCACGCCGCTGCGCGCCGCGCTGGCCGCACTCGGCCGCCCGCCGGTGTTCGCGCAGACCTTCCCCACCGGTACCCACGCGATGTGGCTGTACTACTGGCTGGCGGCGCAGGGCGTGGATCCGATCGGCGACATCCAGGCGGTGACCCTGCCGCCGCCGCAGATGCCCGACGCGCTGGCGCGCGGCGAACTGGACGGCTACTGCGCCGGCGAACCGTGGGCGGCGCAGGCCGAAGCGATGGGCGTGGGCCGGCGCGTGATCCGCAGCGGCGAACTATGGCCCGGCCATCCGGAAAAAGTGCTGGCCTGCCGCCGCGCCTTCGCCGCACTGCAACCGGAACTGGCGACCGCATTGACCGCCACGCTGCTCGACGCCTGCCGCTGGCTCGACGCTGCCGCGCATCGCCGCGAAGCGGTGGCGTGGCTGGCCGATCCGGACGTGATCGGCTTGCCGGCCGAGCGTATCGCGGCGTGCCTGCTGCCGGGCGGCGCGGCTGACGATGGTGGTGACCCGCAGGGGCTGCGCTTCCATGCGGGTGGTGTGGCGAACATGCCGTGGTTGTCGGACGGGCGTTGGTTCCTGCAGCAGTTCCGGCGTTGGGGGTGGTTGCCGGCGAGCGAGGCGGGGACCGGGCAGGATGCGGTGCACGATGCGCAGATCGTGGCGCGGGTGCATCGGTTGCAGACGTATCGTGCTGCCGCTGCGCAGTTGGGGATTGCGGTGCCGGGGCGCGACGAGCGGGAGGATGGGTTGCCGGATTGGCGTGCTGGGCGGCAATGA
- a CDS encoding DUF1778 domain-containing protein translates to MSAATSNVINFWAPAAKQALIDHAVEVSGMNRTAFILDAVCEKAHKVLADQTRFALSGQQLQRFNALLDAPLESNAAIRRLLSTLAPWER, encoded by the coding sequence ATGAGCGCCGCCACCAGCAACGTCATCAATTTTTGGGCGCCTGCCGCCAAACAGGCGCTGATCGACCATGCCGTGGAAGTCAGCGGCATGAACCGCACGGCGTTCATCCTGGACGCCGTGTGCGAAAAGGCGCACAAGGTGCTGGCCGACCAGACCCGATTCGCCCTGAGCGGGCAGCAACTGCAGCGCTTCAATGCGCTGCTCGATGCGCCCCTGGAGAGCAATGCGGCGATCCGCCGCCTGTTGAGCACGCTGGCGCCCTGGGAGCGCTGA
- a CDS encoding GNAT family N-acetyltransferase, translating into MPLTAPGPLNGGHRLDAFVCSTPEPTRRLLERARQNQLSGASRCFVVCDGQQHVVGYYALAAGVVAHEDAPGRIRRNMPNPVPVIVLGRLAVHVDWAGQGVGKGLLKDAVQRTLQACEQVGARALRCCVTPSMKQRRRSIPNTASSPRPSTT; encoded by the coding sequence TTGCCGCTCACTGCTCCCGGCCCGCTCAACGGTGGGCATCGGCTGGACGCTTTCGTGTGCAGTACGCCGGAACCGACAAGGCGGCTGTTGGAGCGAGCGCGTCAGAATCAGCTGTCCGGCGCATCGAGATGCTTCGTCGTTTGCGACGGACAGCAGCACGTCGTCGGCTACTACGCGCTGGCGGCCGGTGTGGTGGCGCATGAAGATGCGCCTGGCCGCATCCGTCGCAACATGCCCAATCCGGTTCCGGTCATCGTACTGGGGCGTCTGGCCGTGCACGTCGACTGGGCCGGCCAGGGAGTCGGCAAGGGGTTGCTCAAGGACGCCGTGCAACGAACGCTGCAGGCGTGCGAGCAGGTGGGCGCACGTGCGCTGCGCTGCTGTGTCACGCCATCGATGAAGCAGCGAAGGCGTTCTATCCCAAACACGGCTTCATCGCCTCGCCCATCCACGACCTGA
- a CDS encoding nitrate/nitrite transporter, with protein sequence MLSAFLYFDLSFMVWYLLGPLQVQIAAALQLDTQQRALMVAVPILCGAVLRLFLGMLADAIGAKRAGLLAQVLVIVALVVAWQLGVHSFAQVLLLGLMLGVAGASFAVALPLASRWYPPQHQGTAMGIAGAGNSGTVLAALFAPVLATAFGYQAVFGLVCIPLLLALLVFALCAKDAPVEVPRKHLGDYARVLVGNRDSWWFMLFYAITFGGFAGFASALPGYFHDQFDFSPKLAGWATAACVLAGSVMRPLGGALADRIGGTRTLLSIYLLVALLVAAAAIGVGGPAATVALFVLTLLCLGTGNGAVFQLVPQRFGRDIGLMTGLIGMAGGIGGFLLAAGLGIVKQHTGSYALGLWLFAGCALLAWGLLSNVKQHWRSQWAAAGAARV encoded by the coding sequence TTGTTGTCGGCGTTCCTGTATTTCGATCTGAGCTTCATGGTCTGGTACCTGCTTGGTCCGCTGCAGGTGCAGATCGCCGCGGCGCTGCAGCTGGATACGCAGCAGCGCGCGCTGATGGTCGCGGTGCCGATCCTGTGCGGGGCGGTGCTGCGGCTGTTCCTGGGCATGCTGGCCGACGCGATCGGCGCCAAGCGCGCGGGCCTGCTGGCGCAGGTGCTGGTGATCGTGGCGCTGGTGGTGGCATGGCAGCTGGGCGTGCACAGTTTCGCGCAGGTGCTGTTGCTGGGGCTGATGCTGGGCGTGGCCGGGGCCTCGTTCGCGGTGGCGCTGCCGCTGGCCTCGCGCTGGTATCCGCCGCAGCACCAGGGCACGGCAATGGGCATCGCCGGGGCCGGTAATTCCGGCACGGTGCTGGCGGCGTTGTTCGCGCCGGTGCTGGCTACCGCGTTCGGCTACCAGGCGGTGTTCGGGCTGGTCTGCATCCCGCTGCTGCTGGCCTTGCTGGTGTTCGCACTGTGCGCCAAGGACGCGCCGGTGGAGGTGCCGCGCAAGCATCTGGGCGACTACGCGCGGGTGCTGGTCGGCAACCGCGATTCGTGGTGGTTCATGCTGTTCTACGCGATCACCTTTGGTGGCTTCGCCGGCTTCGCCAGCGCCTTGCCTGGCTATTTCCACGACCAGTTCGACTTCTCGCCCAAGCTCGCCGGCTGGGCCACCGCGGCGTGCGTGCTGGCCGGCTCGGTGATGCGGCCGCTGGGCGGGGCGCTGGCCGACCGCATCGGCGGCACGCGCACGCTGCTGTCGATCTATCTGCTGGTGGCGCTGCTGGTTGCCGCCGCGGCGATCGGGGTCGGCGGCCCGGCGGCGACGGTGGCGCTGTTCGTGCTGACCCTGCTGTGCCTGGGCACCGGCAACGGCGCGGTGTTCCAGTTGGTGCCGCAGCGCTTCGGCCGCGACATCGGGCTGATGACCGGGCTGATCGGCATGGCCGGCGGCATCGGCGGCTTCCTGCTCGCCGCGGGGCTGGGCATCGTCAAGCAGCACACCGGCAGCTATGCGCTGGGGCTGTGGTTGTTCGCCGGCTGCGCGCTGCTGGCCTGGGGCCTGCTGTCCAACGTCAAGCAGCACTGGCGCAGCCAATGGGCCGCGGCCGGCGCGGCGCGTGTCTGA
- the nirB gene encoding nitrite reductase large subunit NirB: MAGIRTVEELLKLMPGMYDITVFGAEPHPNYNRILLSPVLAGEQQFDEIVLNPLAWYAEHGIRLHVGKEIVRIDRIRRKVIAADGTEAPYDRLLLATGSLPIVLPVPGKELKGVIGYRDMHDTQTMIDTATRKRHAVVIGGGLLGLEAANGLKQRGMQVTVVHLADWLLERQLDPVAGQLLQRSLSERGLDFRLGTSTTELVGNADGEVVAVKFSDGSEVPAELVVMAAGIRPNIALAQAAGIHCTRGIVVNDTLQTFDPRVYAVGECASHRGIAYGLVAPLFEQAKICANHLAGFGIGIYRGSVASTKLKVTGIDLFSAGDFMGGEGSEEIVLSDPAGGVYKKLVLKDDKLVGACLYGDTNDGAWYFQLLKDASPIGERRERLMFGESALGDAGTAGQDRASAMRDSDEVCGCNGVCKGTIVKAINVQGLFTVDEVKKQTKAASSCGSCTGLVEQILMNCLGSNFQQTPKTKAVCGCTDLSHGEVRQAIREDRLLTHAAVYAQLQWRSPNGCASCRPAINYYLLSTWPREAVDDPQSRFINERAHANIQKDGTFSVIPQMKGGVTNASELRRIADVADKYAVPMVKVTGGQRIDLLGIRKEDLVGVWKDLGMNSGHAYGKSIRTVKTCVGSEFCRFGTQNSTQMGIELETMLANMWSPHKVKLAVSGCPRNCAESGIKDVGIIAVESGWELHIGGNGGMKTEVAKFLVKVKSAEEVKEYTGAFLQLYREEAYYLDRTVHYIERVGMDYIRQRVIEDAGNRRALYERLLYALEGLPDPWAERIAGARQREFQPLRVAAPLALVED, encoded by the coding sequence ATGGCCGGCATCCGCACCGTGGAAGAACTGCTCAAGCTGATGCCGGGGATGTACGACATCACCGTGTTCGGCGCCGAGCCGCATCCGAACTACAACCGCATCCTGCTCTCGCCGGTGCTGGCAGGCGAGCAACAGTTCGACGAGATCGTGCTCAATCCGCTGGCGTGGTATGCCGAGCATGGCATCCGCCTGCACGTGGGCAAGGAAATCGTCCGCATTGACCGGATCAGGCGCAAGGTGATCGCCGCCGACGGCACCGAGGCGCCCTACGACCGCCTGCTGCTGGCCACCGGTTCGCTGCCGATCGTGCTGCCGGTGCCGGGCAAGGAGCTGAAGGGGGTGATCGGCTACCGCGACATGCACGACACCCAGACCATGATCGACACCGCCACGCGCAAGCGCCACGCGGTGGTGATCGGCGGCGGCCTGCTCGGCCTGGAGGCGGCCAACGGGCTGAAGCAGCGCGGCATGCAGGTGACCGTGGTGCACCTGGCCGACTGGCTGCTGGAGCGCCAGCTCGACCCGGTCGCCGGGCAGCTGCTGCAGCGCTCGCTCAGCGAACGCGGCCTGGACTTCCGCCTGGGCACCTCCACCACCGAGCTGGTCGGCAACGCCGACGGCGAGGTGGTGGCGGTGAAGTTCTCCGACGGCAGCGAAGTGCCCGCCGAGCTGGTGGTGATGGCCGCCGGCATCCGCCCCAACATCGCGCTGGCGCAGGCCGCCGGCATCCACTGCACGCGCGGCATCGTGGTCAACGACACGCTGCAGACCTTCGACCCGCGCGTGTACGCGGTCGGCGAATGCGCCAGCCACCGCGGCATCGCCTACGGCCTGGTCGCGCCGCTGTTCGAGCAGGCCAAGATCTGCGCCAACCATCTGGCCGGTTTCGGCATCGGCATCTACCGCGGCTCGGTGGCCTCGACCAAGCTCAAGGTCACCGGCATCGACCTGTTCTCCGCCGGCGATTTCATGGGCGGGGAGGGCAGCGAGGAGATCGTGCTGTCCGATCCGGCCGGCGGCGTCTACAAGAAGCTGGTGCTGAAGGACGACAAGCTGGTCGGCGCCTGCCTGTACGGCGATACCAACGACGGCGCCTGGTATTTCCAGCTGCTCAAGGACGCCAGCCCGATCGGCGAACGCCGCGAGCGGCTGATGTTCGGCGAGAGCGCGCTCGGCGACGCCGGCACCGCCGGCCAGGATCGCGCCAGCGCGATGCGCGACAGCGACGAGGTGTGCGGCTGCAACGGCGTGTGCAAGGGCACCATCGTCAAGGCGATCAACGTGCAGGGCCTGTTCACCGTCGACGAGGTCAAGAAGCAGACCAAGGCGGCCAGTTCCTGCGGCTCGTGCACCGGCCTGGTCGAGCAGATCCTGATGAATTGCCTTGGCTCCAACTTCCAGCAGACGCCGAAGACCAAGGCGGTGTGCGGCTGCACCGACCTCAGCCACGGCGAGGTGCGCCAGGCGATCCGCGAGGACAGGCTGCTCACCCATGCCGCGGTGTATGCGCAGCTGCAGTGGCGCAGCCCGAATGGCTGCGCCAGCTGCCGCCCGGCGATCAACTACTACCTGTTGTCGACCTGGCCGCGCGAGGCGGTGGACGATCCGCAGTCGCGCTTCATCAACGAGCGCGCCCACGCCAACATCCAGAAGGACGGCACCTTCTCGGTGATCCCGCAGATGAAGGGCGGGGTGACCAACGCCTCGGAACTGCGCCGCATCGCCGACGTGGCCGACAAGTACGCGGTGCCGATGGTCAAGGTCACCGGCGGCCAGCGCATCGATCTGCTCGGCATCCGCAAGGAAGACCTGGTGGGCGTGTGGAAGGACCTGGGGATGAACTCCGGGCACGCCTACGGCAAGTCGATCCGCACGGTGAAGACCTGCGTGGGCAGCGAGTTCTGCCGCTTCGGCACGCAGAACAGCACGCAGATGGGCATCGAGCTGGAGACCATGCTGGCCAATATGTGGAGCCCGCACAAGGTCAAGCTGGCGGTGTCCGGCTGCCCGCGCAACTGCGCCGAATCCGGGATCAAGGACGTGGGCATCATCGCGGTGGAGTCGGGCTGGGAACTGCACATCGGCGGCAACGGCGGCATGAAGACCGAGGTCGCCAAGTTCCTGGTCAAGGTCAAGAGCGCCGAGGAGGTGAAGGAGTACACCGGCGCGTTCCTGCAGCTGTACCGCGAGGAGGCCTATTACCTGGACCGCACCGTGCACTACATCGAGCGGGTGGGCATGGACTACATCCGCCAGCGCGTGATCGAGGATGCCGGCAACCGCCGCGCGCTGTACGAGCGGCTGCTGTACGCGCTGGAAGGCCTGCCCGATCCATGGGCCGAGCGCATCGCCGGGGCCAGGCAGCGCGAGTTCCAGCCACTGCGCGTGGCCGCGCCGCTGGCGCTGGTGGAGGACTGA
- the nirD gene encoding nitrite reductase small subunit NirD yields MNAAASDVIAPDSSASDSSAADASARHWIRICSLDDIPELGARVLQIAGVDPIALFRSAGDRVFALVDRCPHKGGPLSQGIVAGDSVTCPLHNWNIALDSGQACAPDVGCARRYPVRVDDGDVWLSLQGAG; encoded by the coding sequence ATGAACGCAGCCGCTTCCGACGTCATCGCCCCTGACAGCAGCGCATCCGACAGCAGCGCCGCCGACGCCAGCGCCCGCCACTGGATCCGCATCTGCAGTCTCGACGACATCCCCGAACTGGGCGCGCGGGTGCTGCAGATCGCCGGCGTCGACCCGATCGCGCTGTTCCGCAGCGCCGGCGATCGCGTGTTCGCGCTGGTCGACCGCTGCCCGCACAAGGGCGGGCCGCTGTCGCAGGGCATCGTCGCCGGCGACAGCGTCACCTGCCCGCTGCACAACTGGAACATCGCCCTGGACAGCGGCCAGGCCTGCGCGCCGGACGTGGGCTGCGCGCGCCGCTATCCGGTGCGGGTGGACGACGGCGACGTGTGGCTGTCGTTGCAGGGCGCCGGCTGA